The following proteins are co-located in the Candidatus Accumulibacter cognatus genome:
- a CDS encoding acetyl-CoA carboxylase carboxyltransferase subunit beta gives MGSLNKLLPPKIKRNDNGVARRSSLPEGLWSKCPACEAVLYATDLASNCNVCPKCGHHKRLESRARIDLLLDVDGRSEIGSEVLPVDSLSFKDSRRYPDRLQDAAEATGETDALIVLSGSIHTLPVILAVFEFDFMGGSMGSVLGERFVRGVQAAIEQERPFICVTASGGARMQEGLFSLMQMAKTTAILTRLSQARLPFISILTDPTMGGVSASFAFLGDVVIAEPGALIGFAGPRVIEQTVRETLPEGFQRSEFLLEKGAIDMIVDRREMKVRVAGLLALLKKWPALP, from the coding sequence ATGGGCTCACTGAACAAACTGCTGCCGCCAAAAATCAAACGCAATGACAACGGTGTCGCACGCCGATCATCATTGCCCGAGGGCCTGTGGAGCAAGTGTCCGGCCTGTGAGGCGGTGCTCTATGCGACCGATCTGGCGAGCAACTGCAATGTCTGCCCCAAGTGTGGTCATCACAAGCGTCTGGAGTCGCGGGCACGTATCGATCTCTTGCTTGACGTCGATGGACGTTCCGAGATCGGTTCGGAGGTACTGCCGGTCGATTCGCTGTCGTTCAAGGACAGTCGTCGCTATCCGGATCGTTTGCAGGATGCTGCCGAGGCCACCGGCGAGACCGACGCACTGATTGTCCTGAGCGGTTCGATCCATACCTTGCCGGTGATCCTCGCCGTTTTCGAGTTCGACTTCATGGGCGGTTCGATGGGGTCGGTGCTTGGCGAACGCTTCGTGCGTGGCGTCCAGGCCGCGATCGAACAGGAGCGGCCGTTCATTTGTGTCACCGCTTCGGGAGGTGCACGAATGCAGGAGGGGCTGTTTTCGCTGATGCAGATGGCCAAGACGACGGCCATATTGACCCGCCTTTCACAAGCCAGACTGCCTTTCATCTCGATTCTGACGGATCCGACGATGGGCGGGGTGTCGGCATCCTTCGCCTTCCTCGGCGATGTGGTGATTGCCGAACCCGGCGCCCTGATCGGCTTCGCCGGTCCGCGCGTCATCGAGCAGACCGTTCGTGAAACTCTGCCGGAAGGTTTCCAGCGATCTGAGTTCCTGCTTGAAAAAGGGGCGATCGACATGATCGTCGACCGCCGGGAGATGAAGGTGCGGGTTGCCGGCTTGCTGGCATTGTTGAAGAAGTGGCCGGCATTGCCGTGA